The Mesorhizobium sp. B1-1-8 genome contains a region encoding:
- a CDS encoding AMP-binding protein, whose protein sequence is MAINLDEFKNATNLRGRGGTFIAPVDGRAHVSGDRSVPLLDKTVPELFSDTVSKYATLDAAVFVGQDKRFTWSELSDTVDTLAAGFLALGLEKGDRVGIWSPNRWEWLVTQFATARIGLILVNINPAYRLTELEYALNKVGCRALVTAAQFKSSDYLSMIETLAPEIAKAEPGKLKAQKLPTLEIVIRMGEDNSPGMFNFADVLAMAGRDEHDSLDRISEGLKPNEAINIQFTSGTTGAPKGATLTHNNIVNNGNFVTSAIKLTVDDRLCIPVPLYHCFGMSMGTMGCVSKGATMVFPGEGFDAGATLKAVAQERCTGLYGVPTMFVGMLDHPDFATFDLSSLRTGIMAGSPCPIEVMKKVVSLMHMAQVTIAYGMTETSPVSFQSGVDDPLEKRVSTVGRIHPHVEVKAIGADGSTVAVGEPGELCTRGYSVMKGYWDDAEKTREAIDADGWMHTGDLATIDAEGYCNIVGRVKDMVIRGGENVYPREVEEFLYRHPKIKEVQVFGIPDEKYGEELCAWIVLKPGQITTAEEIKAFCAGQIAHYKIPRYIRFRTELPMTVTGKPQKFLMRQAMVEELGLVAQKTA, encoded by the coding sequence ATGGCGATCAATCTCGACGAGTTCAAGAACGCCACCAATCTGCGCGGGCGCGGTGGCACCTTCATTGCTCCGGTCGACGGCAGGGCGCATGTCTCGGGCGACCGTTCGGTACCCTTGCTCGACAAGACGGTCCCGGAGCTGTTTTCCGACACGGTCAGCAAATACGCCACGCTCGATGCGGCGGTCTTCGTCGGCCAGGACAAGCGCTTCACCTGGAGCGAGCTTTCGGACACGGTCGATACGCTTGCCGCCGGCTTCCTGGCGCTCGGCCTGGAGAAGGGCGACCGCGTCGGCATCTGGTCGCCCAATCGCTGGGAATGGCTGGTGACGCAATTCGCCACCGCCCGCATCGGCCTGATCCTGGTCAACATCAATCCGGCCTACCGGCTGACCGAGCTCGAATATGCGCTGAACAAGGTCGGCTGCCGGGCGCTGGTCACCGCCGCCCAATTCAAGAGCTCGGATTATCTAAGCATGATCGAGACGCTGGCGCCGGAGATCGCGAAGGCCGAGCCAGGCAAGCTCAAGGCGCAGAAACTGCCCACGCTCGAAATCGTTATCCGCATGGGCGAGGACAACTCGCCCGGCATGTTCAATTTCGCCGACGTGCTGGCCATGGCCGGGCGCGACGAGCATGACAGCCTCGACCGCATCTCCGAGGGGCTGAAGCCCAACGAGGCCATCAACATCCAGTTCACCTCGGGCACCACCGGCGCGCCGAAGGGCGCGACGCTGACCCACAACAACATCGTCAACAACGGCAATTTCGTCACCTCGGCGATAAAACTCACCGTCGACGACCGGCTCTGCATTCCGGTGCCGCTCTATCACTGCTTCGGCATGTCGATGGGCACGATGGGCTGCGTCTCCAAAGGCGCCACCATGGTCTTTCCGGGCGAGGGTTTCGATGCCGGCGCCACGCTGAAGGCGGTGGCGCAGGAACGCTGCACCGGCCTCTACGGCGTGCCGACCATGTTCGTCGGCATGCTCGACCATCCGGATTTTGCGACCTTCGACCTCTCCAGCCTGCGCACCGGCATCATGGCCGGCTCGCCGTGCCCGATCGAGGTGATGAAGAAGGTGGTGTCGCTGATGCATATGGCACAAGTGACCATCGCCTACGGCATGACCGAGACCAGCCCGGTGTCGTTCCAGAGCGGTGTCGACGATCCGCTGGAAAAGCGTGTCTCCACCGTCGGCCGCATCCATCCGCATGTCGAGGTCAAGGCCATCGGCGCCGATGGCTCGACCGTCGCGGTCGGCGAACCGGGCGAGCTTTGCACGCGCGGCTATTCGGTGATGAAGGGCTATTGGGACGACGCTGAAAAGACCCGCGAGGCGATCGACGCCGACGGCTGGATGCACACCGGCGACCTCGCAACAATAGACGCCGAGGGCTATTGCAACATCGTCGGCCGGGTCAAGGACATGGTCATCCGCGGCGGCGAGAACGTCTATCCGCGCGAGGTCGAGGAATTCCTCTACCGACACCCCAAGATCAAGGAAGTGCAGGTCTTCGGCATTCCCGACGAGAAATACGGTGAGGAGCTGTGCGCCTGGATCGTGCTGAAGCCCGGGCAGATCACCACCGCCGAGGAGATCAAGGCGTTCTGCGCCGGCCAGATCGCCCACTACAAGATCCCGCGCTACATCCGCTTCCGCACCGAACTGCCGATGACGGTGACCGGCAAGCCGCAGAAGTTTTTGATGCGCCAGGCGATGGTCGAGGAGCTCGGCCTGGTGGCGCAGAAGACGGCGTGA
- the hisG gene encoding ATP phosphoribosyltransferase — MITLALPSKGRLKEQALEVLAKAGLVVSLPDDRRKYRARIEGVDTVEIAFLSASEIAGEIGQGSVDLGITGEDLLRENLADWEARAEIVARLGFGHADVVVAVPDIWLDVDTMADLDDVAADFRQRHGRRLRIATKYWRLTQQFFSQKHGIQVYRIVESLGATEGAPAAGLADVIVDITTTGSTLRANHLKVLGDGVILKSQACLVASRKERAATDEARLREIAAKMSAIAG; from the coding sequence ATGATCACGCTGGCTCTGCCGTCCAAGGGCCGCCTCAAGGAGCAGGCGCTGGAGGTGCTGGCAAAGGCCGGGCTGGTCGTCAGCCTGCCGGATGACAGGCGCAAATACCGCGCCCGCATCGAAGGTGTCGACACCGTCGAGATCGCGTTTCTCTCGGCCTCCGAGATCGCCGGCGAGATCGGGCAAGGGTCGGTCGATTTGGGCATCACCGGCGAGGATCTGTTGCGCGAAAACCTTGCCGACTGGGAGGCGCGGGCCGAGATCGTCGCCCGCCTCGGCTTCGGCCATGCCGATGTCGTGGTCGCGGTGCCCGACATCTGGCTCGACGTCGACACCATGGCCGATCTCGACGATGTCGCCGCCGATTTCCGCCAGCGCCACGGCCGGCGGCTGAGGATCGCCACCAAATACTGGCGGCTGACGCAGCAATTCTTCTCGCAAAAGCACGGCATCCAGGTCTATCGCATCGTCGAGAGCCTCGGCGCCACCGAAGGCGCGCCGGCGGCCGGCCTTGCCGACGTCATCGTCGACATCACCACTACCGGCTCGACGCTCCGCGCCAACCACCTCAAGGTGCTGGGCGACGGCGTCATCCTGAAATCGCAGGCCTGCCTGGTGGCATCGAGGAAAGAGCGTGCGGCGACGGACGAGGCGCGGTTGCGGGAAATCGCCGCGAAGATGTCAGCAATAGCGGGGTAG
- a CDS encoding ATP phosphoribosyltransferase regulatory subunit, with protein sequence MTSRRPAIAADITSLFAERNTHAVEVAVLQPADPFLDMAGEDLRRRIFLTESETGQTLCLRPEFTIPVCLDHIASQAGTPRRYSYLGEVFRQRREGGNEFFQAGIEDLGDRDTAAADARSLADAHALLSLTLPGRSLAITLGDQTVFEAVLAALGLPRGWRMRLARAFGSASMLEAALADLANPPRNSQLSGDVATLVLDGDVEGLAAHIADGMEEAGLSASAGRAPADIARRLIEKAELRSVRLSNEAFSALKDFLAIDVALGGATAALESFATGAGLSLGAALDNFASRAKAIEAHGLPAATIRYDAAFGRPLDYYTGLVFEIAAEGGDRPLAGGGRYDRLLTLLGAKKPIPGVGFSVWLDRIEALRGSAP encoded by the coding sequence ATGACCTCCCGCCGCCCCGCCATCGCCGCCGACATCACCAGCCTCTTCGCCGAGCGCAACACCCACGCCGTCGAAGTCGCCGTGCTGCAGCCGGCCGACCCCTTCCTCGACATGGCCGGCGAGGACCTGCGCCGCCGCATCTTCCTCACCGAGAGCGAGACCGGACAGACGCTCTGCCTGCGTCCCGAATTCACTATCCCCGTTTGCCTCGACCACATCGCCAGCCAGGCCGGCACGCCGCGCCGCTATTCCTATCTGGGCGAAGTGTTCCGCCAGCGCCGCGAGGGCGGCAACGAGTTCTTCCAGGCCGGCATCGAGGATCTCGGCGATCGCGACACCGCCGCCGCCGATGCCCGCTCGCTGGCCGACGCGCATGCCTTGCTGTCGCTGACGCTGCCAGGCCGCTCGCTCGCCATAACGCTTGGCGACCAGACGGTATTCGAAGCGGTGCTCGCGGCACTCGGCCTGCCGCGCGGCTGGCGCATGCGCCTTGCCCGCGCTTTCGGCTCGGCTTCGATGCTGGAGGCGGCCCTTGCCGACCTCGCCAATCCGCCGCGCAACAGCCAGCTTTCGGGAGATGTGGCGACGCTGGTGCTCGACGGCGACGTTGAAGGCCTTGCCGCTCATATCGCCGACGGCATGGAGGAAGCCGGCCTGTCGGCATCGGCGGGGCGCGCCCCGGCCGATATCGCCCGCCGGCTGATCGAGAAGGCGGAATTGCGCAGCGTGCGCTTGTCGAACGAGGCCTTCTCGGCACTGAAGGACTTTCTGGCGATCGATGTCGCGCTGGGTGGCGCGACCGCGGCGCTCGAAAGCTTCGCCACAGGTGCCGGCCTCTCCCTCGGCGCCGCGCTCGACAATTTCGCCTCCCGCGCCAAGGCTATCGAAGCGCACGGCCTGCCGGCGGCGACGATTCGCTACGACGCCGCCTTCGGCCGTCCGCTCGATTATTACACCGGCCTCGTCTTCGAGATCGCAGCCGAAGGTGGCGACCGGCCGCTGGCCGGCGGCGGCCGTTACGACCGGCTGCTGACGCTGCTTGGCGCGAAAAAGCCGATCCCCGGCGTCGGCTTCTCGGTCTGGCTCGACCGCATCGAGGCGTTGCGGGGGAGCGCGCCATGA
- the hisS gene encoding histidine--tRNA ligase translates to MADKSEKTKARLPRGFADRSAEDIRAVEKMMATIRGVYELYGFEPADQPLIEYTDALGKFLPDQDRPNEGVFSFQDDDEQWLSLRYDLTAPTARFVAENFERLPKPYRSYRSGWVFRNEKPGPGRFRQFMQFDADTIGTPGVAADAEMAMMMADVMEALGIKRGDYVIRVNNRKVLDGVLEAIGLGGDENVGRRLTVLRAIDKLDKLGPEGVRLLLGPGRWDGGKEGEGDFAKGAGLDGTQAEAVLLATARNGQAGQDSSVGANAVYQEGVAELATIEALVRAAGYGEDRVAMDRSVVRGLEYYTGPVFEAELLAEIPNDEGQIVRFGSVGGGGRYDGLVSRFRGEPVPATGFSIGVSRLMTALKNLGKLDTSDVIAPVVVLVMDKDTQSLGRYQKMVAELRAAGIRSEMYLGGAGMKAQLKYADRRGSPVAVIQGGDERARGEVQIKDLIEGARMSAEITDNAEWRAARPAQVTVAESELVGEVQKILAAQAADRAKGGA, encoded by the coding sequence ATGGCCGACAAATCCGAAAAGACGAAAGCGCGGTTGCCGCGCGGGTTTGCCGACCGCAGCGCCGAGGACATCCGCGCCGTCGAAAAGATGATGGCGACCATTCGCGGCGTCTATGAGCTTTACGGTTTCGAACCGGCCGACCAGCCGCTGATCGAATACACCGATGCGCTCGGAAAGTTCCTGCCCGACCAGGACCGGCCGAACGAGGGCGTCTTCTCCTTCCAGGATGATGACGAGCAGTGGCTGTCGCTGCGCTACGACCTGACCGCGCCGACGGCGCGTTTCGTCGCCGAGAATTTTGAGCGCCTGCCGAAACCTTATCGGAGCTACCGTTCCGGCTGGGTGTTCCGCAATGAGAAGCCCGGCCCCGGCCGCTTCCGCCAGTTCATGCAGTTCGACGCCGACACCATCGGCACGCCGGGCGTAGCGGCGGACGCCGAGATGGCGATGATGATGGCCGACGTGATGGAGGCGCTCGGCATCAAGCGCGGCGACTACGTCATCCGCGTCAACAACCGCAAAGTGCTCGACGGCGTGCTGGAGGCGATCGGGCTGGGCGGTGACGAGAATGTGGGAAGACGGCTGACTGTGCTGCGCGCCATCGACAAACTGGACAAGTTGGGGCCGGAAGGCGTGAGGCTCCTGCTTGGCCCGGGACGATGGGACGGCGGCAAGGAAGGCGAAGGCGATTTTGCCAAGGGCGCCGGGTTGGACGGCACGCAGGCCGAAGCTGTTCTGCTCGCGACGGCAAGGAACGGACAGGCTGGCCAGGATTCCAGCGTCGGCGCCAACGCTGTGTATCAGGAAGGCGTCGCCGAACTTGCAACGATTGAAGCTCTGGTCAGGGCTGCAGGATATGGCGAGGACCGCGTTGCGATGGACCGCTCGGTCGTGCGCGGCCTCGAATACTACACCGGTCCCGTCTTCGAGGCCGAGCTCCTCGCCGAAATCCCCAACGACGAAGGCCAGATCGTGCGCTTCGGCTCGGTCGGCGGCGGTGGGCGCTATGACGGGCTGGTGTCGCGCTTCCGCGGCGAGCCGGTGCCGGCGACCGGTTTTTCGATCGGCGTCTCCCGCCTGATGACGGCGCTGAAGAACCTCGGCAAGCTCGACACTTCCGATGTCATCGCCCCGGTCGTCGTGCTGGTCATGGACAAAGACACGCAAAGCCTCGGCCGCTACCAGAAAATGGTCGCCGAGCTGCGCGCCGCCGGCATCCGCTCCGAAATGTATCTTGGCGGCGCCGGCATGAAGGCGCAGCTGAAATATGCCGACCGCCGCGGCAGCCCGGTCGCCGTCATCCAGGGCGGCGACGAACGCGCCAGGGGCGAGGTGCAGATCAAGGATCTGATCGAAGGCGCGAGGATGTCGGCGGAGATCACCGACAATGCCGAATGGCGCGCCGCCCGGCCGGCGCAGGTGACGGTGGCGGAGAGTGAGTTGGTAGGAGAGGTGCAGAAGATCCTGGCGGCGCAGGCTGCCGATCGCGCCAAGGGTGGCGCTTGA
- a CDS encoding DNA-3-methyladenine glycosylase I, with product MGNENAGLLDGPDGKARCFWHGNLPDYLHYHDHEWGRPMADDRRLFEKICLEGFQSGLSWLTILRKRENFREAFAGFDFDKVAAFTDEDVERLLGNAGIIRHRGKIVSTINNARRAREMVDEFGSLAAWFWKFEPGPDDERPEIVDLLHLRANPTTAVSVRISKELKKRGWSFVGPTTVYAFMQAMGLVNDHLEGCYCRVEVEAEREKFKRPK from the coding sequence ATGGGAAACGAAAATGCCGGCCTGCTGGATGGCCCCGATGGCAAGGCGCGCTGCTTCTGGCATGGCAATTTGCCGGATTATCTGCACTACCACGACCATGAATGGGGCAGGCCGATGGCGGACGATCGCCGGCTGTTCGAGAAGATCTGCCTGGAAGGTTTTCAGTCGGGGCTTTCCTGGCTGACCATCCTGCGCAAGCGCGAGAATTTCCGCGAGGCCTTCGCCGGCTTCGACTTCGACAAGGTCGCCGCCTTCACCGACGAGGATGTCGAGCGCCTGCTCGGCAATGCCGGCATCATCCGCCACCGCGGCAAGATCGTCTCGACCATCAACAACGCCAGGCGCGCCCGCGAAATGGTCGACGAATTCGGCTCATTGGCTGCCTGGTTCTGGAAGTTCGAGCCAGGCCCTGATGATGAGCGGCCGGAGATCGTCGACCTGCTCCATCTGCGCGCCAACCCCACGACGGCGGTCTCGGTCAGGATCTCGAAAGAACTGAAGAAGCGCGGCTGGAGCTTCGTCGGCCCGACCACAGTCTACGCATTCATGCAGGCGATGGGCCTGGTCAACGACCATCTCGAAGGCTGCTACTGTCGGGTTGAGGTGGAGGCGGAACGGGAGAAGTTCAAACGGCCGAAATAG
- a CDS encoding L,D-transpeptidase, whose product MKIVLLSLLGAAAVLAAGVTPSLAGDRYADRPPVMVSPDLSAPWVLQLGHAPGIVRQNRQAVQQPLRRLFQAQPDQQRTAAVQPQARRMVMRPQINPIYLPQEVAYDGPQKPGTIVIDTHQNFLYLVEKNGKARRYGVGTGKPGFEWSGTHKITDKKVWPDWRPPAVMIKREAAKGRYLPTYLAGGIENPLGARALYIGTTEYRIHGTNQPWTIGSAVSSGCIRMRNEDVVDLYERVNVGTTVEVI is encoded by the coding sequence ATGAAGATAGTTTTGCTTTCCCTGCTTGGCGCAGCAGCTGTGCTTGCGGCCGGCGTCACGCCTTCCCTTGCCGGCGACCGCTATGCCGACAGACCGCCGGTGATGGTCAGCCCCGACCTTTCAGCACCCTGGGTGCTGCAGCTTGGCCATGCGCCGGGCATCGTGCGGCAGAATCGGCAGGCAGTGCAGCAGCCGCTGCGGCGGCTGTTCCAGGCGCAACCCGACCAGCAGCGCACCGCGGCGGTACAGCCGCAGGCCAGGCGCATGGTGATGCGTCCGCAGATCAACCCGATCTATTTGCCGCAGGAAGTCGCCTATGACGGCCCGCAGAAGCCGGGCACCATCGTCATCGATACGCACCAGAATTTCCTCTATCTGGTCGAGAAGAACGGCAAGGCGCGGCGCTATGGCGTCGGCACCGGCAAGCCGGGGTTCGAATGGTCGGGCACGCACAAGATCACCGACAAGAAGGTGTGGCCCGACTGGCGTCCGCCGGCGGTGATGATCAAGCGCGAGGCGGCCAAGGGCCGTTATCTGCCGACCTATCTGGCCGGCGGCATCGAGAACCCGCTTGGCGCGCGCGCGCTCTATATCGGCACCACCGAATACCGCATCCACGGCACCAACCAGCCCTGGACGATCGGCAGCGCGGTGTCTTCCGGCTGCATCCGCATGCGCAACGAGGACGTTGTCGACCTTTACGAGCGCGTCAATGTCGGAACCACGGTCGAGGTGATATAG
- a CDS encoding bifunctional 5,10-methylenetetrahydrofolate dehydrogenase/5,10-methenyltetrahydrofolate cyclohydrolase gives MSRTDDSRYLKGGPVAQRIIAAVREDAAIARAEGFPPKLVSITVGDTDAVDVYVRNQRAKAELAGIGFEERRFAADISAGELEAAIHGLNADPRVTGIIIQRPVPAHIPIKTLQAAVHPLKDVEGMHPASIGNIVYNQLDLAPCTAAASVQLLKETGLDLKGLEVVVVGHSEIVGKPIAFLLMSEGATVTVCHHMTRSVAAHARRADALFVAVGRPRLIKADMVKPGACVIDIGINSEIGPDGESRIVGDVDTESVKEVASWITPVPGGVGPLTVAILLRNTMVALNRQRALYRATYGVPDQLAAE, from the coding sequence ATGTCCCGCACCGACGACAGCCGCTATCTCAAAGGTGGCCCGGTCGCCCAGCGGATCATCGCCGCCGTGCGCGAGGATGCGGCGATCGCCAGGGCCGAAGGCTTTCCGCCGAAGCTGGTGTCGATCACCGTCGGCGACACCGACGCGGTCGATGTCTATGTGCGCAACCAGCGCGCCAAGGCGGAGCTAGCCGGCATCGGCTTCGAGGAACGACGCTTCGCCGCCGACATCAGCGCCGGCGAGCTCGAAGCGGCTATCCATGGCCTCAACGCCGATCCGCGCGTTACCGGCATCATCATCCAGCGGCCGGTGCCGGCGCATATCCCGATCAAGACGCTGCAGGCGGCGGTGCATCCGCTGAAGGATGTCGAGGGCATGCATCCGGCCTCGATCGGCAACATCGTCTACAACCAGCTCGATCTGGCGCCGTGCACGGCCGCCGCCTCGGTTCAGCTGCTGAAGGAGACCGGCCTCGACCTCAAGGGGCTCGAGGTCGTCGTCGTCGGCCATTCCGAGATCGTCGGCAAGCCGATCGCTTTCCTGCTGATGAGCGAGGGCGCGACGGTGACGGTGTGCCATCACATGACGCGCTCGGTGGCGGCGCATGCACGGCGCGCCGACGCACTGTTCGTCGCCGTCGGCAGGCCGCGGCTGATCAAGGCCGACATGGTGAAGCCGGGCGCGTGCGTCATCGACATCGGCATCAATTCCGAAATCGGGCCGGACGGCGAGAGCCGCATCGTCGGCGACGTCGATACCGAGAGCGTCAAGGAGGTGGCCTCCTGGATCACGCCGGTGCCGGGCGGCGTCGGCCCGCTGACGGTGGCGATCCTGCTGCGCAACACCATGGTGGCGCTTAACCGCCAGCGCGCGCTCTACCGCGCGACTTATGGCGTGCCCGACCAGCTCGCGGCGGAATAA
- the glcF gene encoding glycolate oxidase subunit GlcF — translation MQTNFSAAQLADPHVAESEKILRKCVHCGFCTATCPTYVTLGNELDSPRGRIYLIKDMLENGRPADREIVTHIDRCLSCLACMTTCPSGVNYMHLVDHARAHIEQTYRRPLIDRLTRAMLAFVLPYPSRFRAALKLAGLGRPFIGLFEKLPALKPIAAMLKLAPSSIPPASPMASPGTRAGQGANRGRVAILTGCAQSVLDPAINDTTVSLLTRLGVEVLVPEGEGCCGALVHHMGREDQALASARQNVDAWTRAIDQGGLDAIIITASGCGTTIKDYGFMLRLDPVYAEKAARVSALAKDITEYLAALELPEPVRKPGTIVAYHSACSMQHGQKITRQPKELLAKAGFVVREPREGHLCCGSAGTYNILQPEISAKLRDRKVKNIEATGAEIVATGNIGCITQIASAARLPVVHTIKLLDWAYGGAKPEGILEKGPLAAE, via the coding sequence GTGCAGACCAATTTCTCAGCCGCGCAGCTTGCCGATCCGCATGTCGCGGAATCGGAGAAGATCCTGCGCAAATGCGTGCATTGCGGATTCTGCACCGCCACCTGCCCGACCTATGTGACATTAGGCAACGAGCTCGATTCACCGCGCGGCCGCATTTATCTCATCAAGGACATGCTGGAGAACGGCCGCCCAGCCGACAGGGAAATCGTCACTCATATCGACCGGTGTCTCTCCTGCCTCGCCTGCATGACCACATGCCCTTCCGGCGTGAATTACATGCATCTGGTCGACCATGCCCGCGCCCATATCGAGCAGACCTACCGGCGACCGCTAATTGACCGCCTGACCCGCGCCATGCTCGCTTTCGTGCTGCCGTACCCCAGCCGCTTCCGCGCTGCGCTGAAACTGGCCGGGCTGGGCAGGCCGTTCATCGGCCTGTTCGAAAAACTGCCGGCACTGAAGCCGATCGCCGCCATGCTGAAGCTCGCGCCGTCGTCAATCCCGCCAGCATCGCCGATGGCTTCGCCCGGCACGCGTGCTGGGCAGGGTGCGAACCGCGGGCGCGTCGCCATCCTCACCGGCTGCGCGCAGTCCGTGCTCGATCCCGCCATCAACGACACGACCGTCTCTCTGCTGACGAGGCTGGGCGTCGAGGTCTTAGTGCCGGAAGGCGAAGGCTGCTGCGGCGCGCTCGTCCATCACATGGGCCGCGAGGATCAGGCCCTTGCCTCGGCGAGGCAGAATGTCGATGCCTGGACGCGCGCCATCGACCAGGGCGGGCTCGACGCCATCATCATCACGGCGTCCGGCTGCGGCACCACGATCAAGGACTACGGCTTCATGCTGCGGCTCGATCCGGTCTACGCGGAAAAGGCGGCGCGCGTCTCGGCGCTGGCAAAGGACATCACCGAGTACCTCGCCGCGCTCGAACTGCCCGAGCCGGTCCGCAAGCCGGGCACAATCGTTGCCTATCACTCGGCCTGCTCGATGCAGCACGGCCAGAAGATCACCCGCCAGCCGAAGGAGCTTCTGGCCAAGGCCGGCTTCGTCGTGCGGGAGCCGCGCGAGGGACACCTGTGCTGCGGCTCCGCCGGCACCTACAATATCCTGCAGCCCGAGATTTCGGCGAAACTGCGCGACCGCAAGGTGAAAAACATCGAGGCCACCGGCGCCGAGATCGTCGCCACCGGCAATATAGGCTGCATCACCCAGATTGCTTCCGCCGCCAGGCTGCCGGTGGTGCACACGATAAAACTGCTCGACTGGGCCTATGGCGGCGCGAAGCCGGAAGGCATTTTGGAGAAGGGGCCGTTGGCGGCAGAGTGA
- a CDS encoding DUF4870 family protein, with protein sequence MSNVNPGPNEAPRRTDGWLDPGSTNALVIYILYLASLVIGVTAIVGIVLAYINRGKAGGFVESHYTFLIRTFWIGILYALISLVLVFLIVGFLLMFVVAVWFIARCILGIQALQRGEPVRNPESWLLGQ encoded by the coding sequence ATGAGCAACGTCAATCCTGGCCCGAATGAGGCGCCGCGCCGGACCGACGGCTGGCTCGACCCGGGTTCGACCAACGCGCTGGTCATCTACATCCTCTATCTCGCCAGCCTCGTCATCGGCGTCACCGCGATTGTCGGCATCGTGCTTGCCTACATCAATCGCGGCAAAGCCGGCGGTTTCGTCGAAAGCCACTACACATTCCTGATCAGGACCTTCTGGATCGGCATTCTCTACGCACTGATCTCCCTGGTGCTGGTCTTTCTTATCGTTGGTTTCCTGCTGATGTTCGTCGTCGCCGTCTGGTTCATCGCCCGCTGCATCCTGGGTATCCAGGCGCTGCAGCGCGGCGAGCCGGTCAGGAACCCCGAAAGCTGGCTCCTCGGACAGTAA
- the glcE gene encoding glycolate oxidase subunit GlcE, producing the protein MTTFTPSTPAEVVSTVQWAAAEESPLEILGHGSKRGIGRPLQTEHTLDLSKLTGVTLYEPAELVLSARAGTPLAELEKLLAENGQQFAFEPIDYGPLLGGEPGQGSKSGTIGGILASNLSGPRRLKAGAARDHILGVAAVSGRGEAFKSGGRVVKNVTGYDLSKLMAGSWGTLAVLTDVTFKVLPAAETEVTLALRGLLDDAAVAAMALALGSSAEVSSAAHLPERIAARVASGRLGNDAATLLRVEGFGPSVVYRIEALKALLGKAGPLQEIAGEASKTIWRDVRDCAPFADGGARPVWRVSMAPSAAHRMVMALRMQAAVDALYDWQGGLVWLSMRETDPEADLLRGLIQKHGGGHATLVRASAAHRAALPVFEPQPLHLAALSARLKAEFDPKHILNPGRMALPSGSANLRQSTEGAVA; encoded by the coding sequence ATGACCACCTTCACTCCATCCACCCCAGCCGAAGTCGTCTCAACCGTCCAGTGGGCCGCCGCCGAAGAATCGCCGCTCGAAATCCTCGGTCATGGCTCCAAGCGCGGCATCGGCCGTCCGTTGCAGACGGAGCACACGCTCGACCTGTCGAAGCTCACCGGCGTGACGCTCTACGAGCCGGCCGAGCTGGTCCTGTCGGCGAGGGCCGGCACGCCGCTCGCGGAGCTCGAAAAACTGCTTGCCGAAAACGGCCAGCAATTCGCTTTCGAGCCGATAGACTATGGCCCGCTGCTCGGCGGCGAGCCGGGCCAAGGGAGCAAGAGCGGAACGATCGGCGGCATACTGGCTTCCAACCTTTCCGGTCCGCGCCGGCTCAAGGCGGGTGCCGCGCGCGATCACATCCTCGGCGTCGCCGCCGTCTCGGGGCGCGGCGAGGCTTTCAAGTCGGGCGGCCGCGTCGTCAAGAACGTCACCGGCTACGATCTCTCCAAGCTGATGGCAGGCAGTTGGGGTACGCTCGCCGTGCTGACCGACGTCACCTTCAAGGTGCTGCCGGCGGCCGAGACAGAAGTGACGCTCGCCCTTCGCGGCCTGCTCGACGATGCCGCTGTCGCCGCCATGGCGCTGGCACTCGGCTCCAGCGCCGAGGTCTCGAGTGCGGCACATCTGCCGGAGCGGATCGCCGCGCGCGTTGCCAGCGGCCGCCTGGGCAACGATGCCGCGACGCTGCTCAGGGTCGAAGGTTTTGGCCCCTCGGTCGTCTATCGCATCGAGGCGCTGAAGGCGCTGCTCGGCAAGGCCGGCCCGCTGCAGGAGATCGCCGGCGAGGCGTCCAAAACCATCTGGCGCGATGTGCGCGATTGCGCGCCCTTCGCCGATGGCGGCGCAAGGCCGGTCTGGCGCGTCTCGATGGCGCCGTCCGCTGCGCATCGTATGGTCATGGCGCTGCGCATGCAGGCAGCGGTCGACGCCCTCTACGACTGGCAGGGCGGTCTTGTCTGGCTGTCGATGCGCGAGACCGATCCGGAAGCCGACCTGCTGCGCGGGCTGATCCAAAAACATGGCGGCGGCCACGCGACGCTGGTACGTGCCTCCGCCGCGCACCGCGCCGCATTGCCGGTCTTCGAGCCGCAGCCGCTGCATCTGGCCGCACTTTCGGCGCGGCTGAAGGCCGAGTTCGACCCGAAGCACATCCTCAACCCCGGCCGCATGGCGCTCCCCTCAGGCTCTGCTAATCTCCGCCAATCAACGGAGGGAGCAGTAGCATGA